In a single window of the Scophthalmus maximus strain ysfricsl-2021 chromosome 18, ASM2237912v1, whole genome shotgun sequence genome:
- the rps29 gene encoding 40S ribosomal protein S29 — protein MGHQQLYWSHPRKFGQGSRSCRVCSNRHGLIRKYGLNMCRQCFRQYAKDIGFVKLD, from the exons ATGGGCCACCAGCAGCTCTACTGGAGTCACCCCAGAAAATTCGGACAGGGATCCCGCTCCTG cCGGGTTTGCTCAAACAGACACGGGCTGATCCGTAAATACGGACTCAACATGTGCCGCCAGTGCTTCAGGCAGTACGCCAAAGACATCGGCTTCGTCAAG CTGGACTAG